In Mycobacterium sp. JS623, one genomic interval encodes:
- a CDS encoding ANTAR domain-containing protein, giving the protein MKPDWVPAHNSSDPQARRIVDTAEGILVGLRRCSTAAAFDELLGAAQRHGIPVFTVACALVELANGETRPRPGSHTAQCAARREWGHLFSLSPVRAR; this is encoded by the coding sequence GTGAAGCCAGACTGGGTTCCGGCCCACAACTCCTCTGATCCGCAGGCCAGGCGCATAGTCGATACGGCCGAGGGCATTCTAGTTGGCCTTCGTCGATGTTCAACGGCTGCCGCGTTCGACGAGCTGCTCGGCGCCGCGCAGCGCCACGGCATCCCGGTGTTCACGGTTGCATGCGCGCTCGTCGAACTGGCCAACGGTGAAACAAGACCGCGGCCAGGCTCTCACACGGCTCAGTGCGCCGCGCGCCGCGAATGGGGTCACCTTTTCAGCCTCTCTCCCGTGCGCGCTCGCTGA